The genomic region aattaaaaatagaactaccttatgatccagcaaccctactactgggtacatatccaaaggaaacaaaatcagtatattgaagagatgtctgcactcccatgttaattgcagcatCATTCGCAATTCTCagtctaagtgtccatcaataaatgaatggatacaaatatggtacatttatatacataatggaatactactactcagcctttaaaaagaatggaATGCTGTCATttacagcaatatggatggaactggaggacattgtgttaaatgaaataagccaggcacagaaagacaaatatcccaTGATCTCATTTGTATGAGGAAGGTAAGAAAAGTTCAACTCATGCaagcagagtagaatggtggttaccaggcgctggggcaggaggagggagattGGGAGGATTTtgagatgttagtcaaaggacacaaaatttcagttaggaggaaaCATTCATGAAATCTattgcacaacatggtgactatagatATAACAATgtgttgtattcttgaaaaatgtgctaagataatagattttaagtgtcctCATCCCCAAAATGATGAGTATGTTAGGTAACATTAACTAGCTGGATTTAGCCACtccacaatgtacacatatttcaaaacatgttgctCATGATAAATACGTACAATTTTTAATTTCCCTTATgtacctcttcatctggctgttcatttttatcttttatactatcttttataataaactggcaATAGTAAGTAAAgtgtttttctgaaaaacaacaaactggaaacaactgtTTAGCAACAAGAAACTGCCTGACCAAGTAGAAGGATGTGGTAGTTCTGTATGTACTGATATGGAATATAGTCCGAGATAAATTGTTTAGGAAAATGAAATGCAAGTTGCAAAAGAACCCACAGTATGATGTCATTTATGTTGGAAAAAAGGCCACAATGATGTGTGTGTGCGCACTGAATAAAAGAAAGTTCTGGAAAGAAACTAACGGCCAGCGGTGTCACAAGGAGGATGGGCagtttatttatatgtgtgtgtgcgcgcaaaGTTCCGTATTGTAAGAATTTGCTACAGCCTGTGTTATTAGCTTTGTAATGAAACAGGTAGAAACTGAAAAAGTTTAATTCCTCCCAATTCAGTTTAGGTTCTGTCTCCGGAAAACTTTCCTGGATTCCCCAGCCCCCACTCCCCGCCCCATCCCACCACCCCCACTgccctctctgagtctcaattttcttttctgtaaggaTTTTCATCATTTAATCTTATTTCTTCTGAATGCACTAAATGGTAGTTATCCTAGCACTTAAGAGGATGTCGGAAACACGGTTCCTTGTCTGACCCTTCCGACACTGACTAGTATGAGTACATTCTGGGGGGAATTTAGGAGTCAGGGGAAGAGGTGTTCCAAAAAGACACTACTAGAGGGTGCACCTGTCCAGGAGGAGACTCCTTAAGTGAGCAAAGAGCGTCTGACGTTTTTCTCGAGAGGAGCTGAAGTTTTCCGGAAAGAGACGACCAACTGGGAGGTGATCTCCCAAAACCGGTTGCGGGAATCACCGAAGATTTCCGGAGAGCCAAGGAGTAGGGAAGAGCCACTTACCGAGAGTTGCCGAACGTGTACGGAGATAGCCGAAGAGGTGAAAGGCGGGGCCACAAGAGCCCTTCCTGCAGGGAACCCAAGGCTTCAGAGAGCCGAAAGGTTGGGAGGCGTAACCACTCACAGGCCGGAAGTGTCCGGGGCGGAAGCGTTCGGGTAACCGAAGAAGTACCAGGATTTCCGAAGCGAGCCGAAGCATCGCGACAGTTTTCAGAGAGAGCGGGTCGGTCGGAGCTGTACCGCCGAGCACAGTCATGGCGGCGGCCAGAGCTGCTGCCCCGGACGATGGCGAGGAGCCCGCGCCAGAGGCTGAGGCTCTGGCCGCGGCCCGGGAGCGAAGCAGCCGCTTCTTGAGAGGCCTGGAGCTGGTGAAGCAGGGCGCCGAGGCGCGCGTGTTCCGCGGCCGCTTCCAGGGCCGCGCGGCGGTGATAAAGCACCGCTTCCCCAAGGGCTACCGGCACCCGGCGCTGGAGGCGCGGCTTGGCCGGCGGCGGACGGTGCAGGAAGCGCGGGCTCTCCTCCGCTGCCGCCGCGCGGGTAAGGAGGGCCCGGATCCTGGCGTGGGCGGCCCCGAGGCTCTGGGGCCTGGGCGGGTGAGGGACTCTCCTGCGCTCCGAGCCTCggtttgcctcagtttctccttctgtgCCTTCTGCCGTGGCCAGCCTTTCGGAAATGTTATTCTTTCATCCCTTTCTTCATTCGTTAAGTCTTAAGAAACCACGTGGCCTTGCAGCGTCAAGCGTTTGTCCTGGGGCCGTTCTGCCAGGTTCAAATCTGGACGCTGTCATTATTGCTCAACGTCGAACATCTTTAACTTCCCTGAGCCTTGATTTCCCCATTTGACTCGTTTCAATTTTCGAtcattatcttttcatttattagttttaagaAACATGTAATTACAAGTACTTGCCCCACTGGAGCCAGGCTGTCTGGGTTGAAATACTAACTCTGCTGCTTATGTAGCCTTTCAACAAGTTATTTAGCCTCTCACCTTCggttttttcacctgtaaaatgggagacaTAGTAGCAATATCCATGTCATAGGAATGTTGTGACCATTAGAGGAGGTCTGTGTGCAGTGTATTATGTTCGAatgtgtgcctggcacatagtgctCAGTAAGTGTTGGATTTCATTAAATTGCCTATTTATTGTGCGCCAGCGCCATAAACCTTGTCCTCAGTTGAGAAAGTGACACTCAGagagaagtaacttgcccaaggttacacggCTACTAAGTGGCCGGTCCAGGCCCTCAGCTCCGTATGCCTCTGACTCAGAAGTACTGGCTTTTTAATTTTACGCTTCGTGCCTttcttttattagtattttttaggTACTTGTGGGTGCCAGGACATTGTTAAGTGCTGGGAGATCTAGCAAGGGGGGACATTCAGTAGCCAACAAGCAGACACATTGCTGCCCTTTCAGAGACTGAAGATTTCACGAACTTATTTGTGTgttcatatttctgttttcagccTCTTATGATATGTTTCGTTAAGCAGAGATTGTATTATAGCTGGCTTGTTTATTGCTGTATCCCCATTGATACATCTCTCAGTTTCTAGAAAAGTATGCTGAGCCTGGTTGACTTTCAGTAAAAATTCATTTGAGTTTATTGTAgcagaaactgagacttagagaagttaatgtaattttttttttttttttttttttgagacggagtctcgctctgtcccccaggctgtagtgcagtggccaatctcggctcactgcaagctccgcctcccgggttcacgccattctcctgcctcagcctccagaatagctggaactacaggcgcctgccaccacgcctggctaatattttgtatttttggtagagacggggtttcaccatgttagccagcatggtcttgatctcctgacctcgtgatccacctgccttggccgaGAAGTTAATGTAATTTTAAGATTAGATTAGACAACTAATAAGAaaaggagctgggatttgaaccctctGTCCTCTCTGACTGTGAAGATGAACCTCGAAGCCAGCACACTGCTTGGCCTCCTGTTTGTGTCCTCATCAGTAGAAACTGCTCTGACTGGGCTGTGccttgctgtttgtttttgtattttgagacagtgtctcactttgtcacccaggctggagtgctgtagtggcgcaatctcggcttactgcaacctctaccccctgAGTttgagctattctcctgcctcagcctcccgagtagctgggactacgggtgcataccaccacgctctgctaatttttgtatttttagtagagatggggtttcaccctgttggccaggctggtctcgaacttctgacctctagtgatccgcccgcctcggcctcccaaagtgctgggattacaggcatgagccaccacacccggcctttgttttgtttgttttttagagagtGAGTGTGACAAATGAAGTTTAGTGAGAAAGGGTGGtttggaagggaggaggaagctATGGCCTCCTCAGTTTAGCTGTGGGGTGGTCCCAGGTATAGTCCTGCAGGGGGCAGGAGCAGGGGAATATTCCATTCAGTTGTACCATTCCCTGTAGCATTCCTAAATCGTCCTGAAATAAGTAGATATAGATGGAAAAACTGGCTTAATCTTTGAAAATTAAgtttatccatttaaaaaaaatccaacccaATAACCACTTATGTCTTGATTTCAGGAATATCTGCCCCAGTTGTCTTTTTTGTGGACTATGCTTCCAACTGCTTATATATGGAAGAAATTGAAGGCTCAGTGACTGTTCGAGATTATATTCAGTCTACTATGGAGACTGAAAAAACTCCCCAAAGTCTCTCCAACTTAGCCAAGACAATTGGGCAGGTTTTGGCTCGAATGCACGATGAAGACCTCATTCATGGTGATCTCACCACCTCCAACATGCTCCTGAAACCCCCCCTGGAACAGCTGAACATTGTCCTCATAGACTTTGGGCTGAGTTTCATTTCGGCACTTCCAGAGGATAAGGGAGTAGACCTCTATGTCCTGGAGAAGGCCTTCCTCAGTACCCATCCCAACACTGAAACTGTATTTGAAGCCTTTTTGAAGAGCTACTCCACCTCCTCCAAAAAGGCCAGGCCAGTGCTAAAAAAATTAGATGAAGTGCGcctgagaggaagaaagaggaccATGGTTGGGTAGGAAAATGTGTATGACAGCCACACACAGTGAAGCtcttttttcaaagtaaatttgaAGAAATACTAAAAGTATGAGATGAGATCTAAGTAAAGGTGTTAAGATATTTTTAAGTGGTGTGTGATCGTGCCTGTGGTGTCATTATCACCTGCACTTCACTCTACTCAAGAGCTTACTATGTGTCTGAGTCATGTTCTAGGCAGAACTGGGTATTTAAATCTAGGACAGGCTTCTCCCAGATTGTGACATGTATGTCTCAGTTATATGGGTGTGGCATTGAACCACATAATGAGAATGTTACTCTCTTTTTAGTCCTTGTGAGACAAGGATGAAGTCTCAGTGATACTCACTGAGCTTACTGGCCCTCTAAcccagtgttttttttgttgtgtacatgatatatttattttgaaaccagTTTAATGGGATACaaccagcattttttaaaatgaaatagaattgcaGCATAGAAAATATCAATGTATTGTTTTATGAAACTTTCACATGTATATGTAGACAAGGATATGTACTGAGTTTTGATGtcaaatatatttctctttcagGGTCAtgatcaaaaaatgaaaaatctgctTAACtccaatttctcttttaaaaaagcagactTACAGCTTTCAGGCAACTGAAATTCATgttaacattgtttttatttttattgttttgtatttttgtggttaCCTTCTAAGACAAGTGATTGATATAAAGTTCCTTTTAAGTTTATACAGGTAAGCAAACTGAGTTGATTTCTGTCACAGGCAATGAGTAGGTAGAGCAAAAATGATGAAGTGACTTGTGAAGACTGAAGTTTGATGAAGTCTGGTTTAAGGTACAGATAAGCTGAGTGTGGATGCAAAGGTACCAGGAGCTAGCTTTTAACCTTGCCCagcctcaatttcttttcttagaaGAAGCTGTGTGTGGGTGGGAAGGGAACGGatgtataataaaataccttTCTTCCTTGTAAACTCCAATCAACAAACATATTTTGAGTACCTTTTATGTTCCTTGGCACCCTGTTGGGTGTTGGGTACAATGGTGAGCCAGACAGACATAGCGCCTGTTCTTttgtaagaaaatttatttttataaaaaattataaagtagtgtgatgttttgatacacattaTGAAATGATGACTACAGCCGAGCTAATTAACacccatcacctcacatagttactttcttgtttcttaatATAGACATTTACAGCTATGAATTTCTCTCTGCACACTTTTCATCACACACTCTCagttttggtattttgtgtttttgttttcattaatctcgaagtattttctaatttcccttgtgatttcttttttgaccacTTGATTGTTTAGAAATCTGTTAATTTCCACACATTTGTGAAtgttccagtttttcttttgttactcatTCCTAGCTTCATTCCGTTGTGTTGAGAGATGATACAGTCAGTGCCTGTTCTTATGAAGCAAACATTCTGTAATAGTAGGACCAGTACCCTGTTTGTTTCGTTCATCACAGTCAGCACTCCCCCAGTGTCCAGCATGGGGTGGATGGCCAGGAATGGTGAAAACTCCCTTCCTGGGTAGTTGTGACTAGTAGAGAGGAAAAATAGTATCATTGCCTGTTTACTGCATGTCAGGCATTGGGCTGGGAATTTTTATATTGGATCTAAAATAACTCTTAAGcgttgtccccattttatagatggagaaactggcACCAAAAGGTAGGAACTTGTCCTAGACGTCACAGGTAGCCAAAGGTACTTTTACTTGGCTCCAAATCTGTGTTCTTTCCACTGACAAAAGAGATATGGGATATGGTGCGTCTTCACAGTACTTTAAGAAGTATTGGCATATAACATTATTTTCAAGGAACTCCAAGGACCACAGGAGCTGACAAGTTTTTCAATTAATATTCCCAACATGAATGAGATGCCtcattcctcagtttcctcacatgtaCTATAAGGCTAGTACCTACTTTGTGGGGTATGGTTGGCTTATGTGCATTAAATCAACAAAGCcctagttgatatggtttgactgtgtccccacccaaatcttatcttgaattgttcCCGTAATCCCCACGTGACACGGGagagacctagtgggaggtaatttaatcctGGGGGCGGCTACCTCCATGcagttctcgtgatagtgagtgagttctcatgagatctgatggttttataaggggcttttccctctttttggcacttcctgctgccatgtgaagaatgatgtgtttgtttccccatccgccatgattgtaagtttcccgaggcatccccagccatgctCAACTGTGAGTAATTAAActtctcctttataaattacccggtctcgggtatgtctttattagcagcgtgagtaATACACTAgtactcactatgtgccaggcactggagatCTAATAGAGGGGAACATGAAGTTTACTTTCCTGGGGAACGTAAAATAAGGCAGTTTCAGACAGTGATGAGTGCAGATGTGAAGGAAAACCAGAAACACGGGAGATGAAGGGAGTATATCCCAGGCAGGCTGTGGCGTGCGAAGTTGGTGAGGAAGGAACATCCCCGACAgcaaggccagtgtggctggcaTCAGTGAGCAAGGAGGAGGAGCAGAACATGTGATGGGAGAGGCAGGGCCAGATCCTGCAGGGGCCTGTTACAAGGTTGGGTTTTGTTCTTAATGGGACTCAGGATTTTTAACAGGGTGACACCTGATTGTTTTGAAAGAGTTGCATTGGTTGCTGGCAGAAAACCATAGACGGCAAGAGTGGAAGCAAGAAACCTGGAAGTGAGAAGGCGACCAAAACCAGCTGGGCCAGTGAAAACAGTAGCCAGGGTGGAAGCCGTGGCGAGCATGCTCCAACTGCTTGGCACAGGACCTGGCAGCCACCGAGGCAGGGAACGCAGTGGAGAAGCAGCCTTGTCTGGGGGAACACCCGAGGTTCGTTGTCTCATGGTCATGGAGATCAAGGACATGGACCCACAAAGAGTGAGTTGAAGAGCAGAAATTTAATagttgaaagaaagagaatagctcTCTGTTACAAGAGGGGTCCTGGAAAAATGGGTTGCTGGATCTGCGGTGATCCAGCAGATCTGCAgggggttttatagatgagctggTGAGGAGGTACTGTCTGATCTACATAGGGTGTGCAAAACTGGTTGGACCCAGGTGTGCCACTGGCATAGGGTATGAATCTCTGGGCACCCCCACcccaatcttttattatgcaggcgAGTTCTCTGCCTGAGCTGTGCCATGTTGCCCACTTCTTTATTACTGTACACGTGctaaaagggaagatggagcctctgTGTTGGACATGCCTGGCCCCCAagtagcccttttctattggcacagctgccagcattcccctgtgcaagcttccagcttccttatctatgtttgcagctggatttttcaggctgctctttgttagaaaagaaatgatttctgGGACTGCTTTTTTGTTAGAAGGGAAATTCAGCTGATGACTCTTTTGCCCTCaatatctgcctaaataatttctttctatctcCAGTATCAATGCCAGTGATAATTGGGGTAGCCACAGCTGTCAGGAAGCAGTAATGATCTTTTCTAGTATCCAGAGGGAGAGTGGCAGATGTTGGAGACTGGAGAAACGTCACAAATGCCCCCAGGAGGAGAATCGCCCATCTGCACACTTAGCCCGTGGCCCACAGTGGGAAATAAAGGGTTAACAAACGTTCCTAGGTAAACAGTGGATTCCTTCCCTAGTTCCATGTCACAAAGGGCTAAGGAACCCTCTGCACTTTCAGATCCCTTGATGTCCACGGGGGAGCTGCAGGTGCTTTGCAGTGCTGAGCCAAAAGCACTAGCAGTTTTGTGTGAATCCCCACCTAAACCCAACCAGATGAGgattataatctccattttatggTGGAGGAAACAGCAATAGGAAATATCATGTCCTAGGGTCACAGTAAGTgacagctgggattcaaacccacgCTTTTAACAGCAGCAGCTGACTTTATTATAGAGTTGCATTCTTTGCATGCattaacccattttacagaaaaagcaaatgagaCAGAGAAATTAAGTCCTGCCCCATGCCACTTAGCGAATGGCAGCGCCAGGGAAATGTGATAGGACACTGAGATGCGACCAACACTTGACACAGGCCCACATTCCTGGAACACTGAAAAGTGCTTTTGTGGCCAGTCCATGGGGCCAAGAGAGGTAGTTCCAGAGTAGAGTTGCTTTAAAGCTGGGGGAGTGATCCAAACAAGCTGTGTTCTTATTGTTGGATGAGCTGAACCGACCATGCCCACAACACGTGCTACCTTAGGGGTTGGGAACACCTACATTAGTGAAGACATGCAGGGCATAATCTCTGATTTAACTGCAAGAGTTCACCATGTTCCTGACCctggttccaataaaactttatttacaaatcaGTCAGcctgtgggccatagtttgccaatttgatttttaaaaccatccCATTAAGATATTTGTCTTGATTATTGAGTTTTTGGGTGCCCCCTTAAATTTGTGCCTCGCTTGCTTCACCCTAGTTCTAACCCAGTTGTCACTGACTGCCAGAACCCTGATGGAGGAGTCCATGTTCTTAAAAGGGCCCGcacctgctatggtttgaatgtgttccccaaatctcatgtgctgGAAACTGCCCAACTTAGCAGTAGTGAAAGATGgggcttttaagaggtgattggatcctgaggcctctgccctcatgaatggattaatccacaTGTGGATTAATACATAATGGGTTATTATGAGAGCGGGACTGGTGGCTTTGTAAGAGGAATAGAGACCTGAGCTAACATGCCCAGCACCCTCATCATATGATGCCGTGTGCCGCCTAAGGTCTCTGTAGAGTCCCCACCTTCAAGAAGGCTATGCCACCACCAGATGTGCCCCCTTGACCTTGTATTCCTCCATAACAATAAGGA from Macaca thibetana thibetana isolate TM-01 chromosome 10, ASM2454274v1, whole genome shotgun sequence harbors:
- the TP53RK gene encoding EKC/KEOPS complex subunit TP53RK; this translates as MAAARAAAPDDGEEPAPEAEALAAARERSSRFLRGLELVKQGAEARVFRGRFQGRAAVIKHRFPKGYRHPALEARLGRRRTVQEARALLRCRRAGISAPVVFFVDYASNCLYMEEIEGSVTVRDYIQSTMETEKTPQSLSNLAKTIGQVLARMHDEDLIHGDLTTSNMLLKPPLEQLNIVLIDFGLSFISALPEDKGVDLYVLEKAFLSTHPNTETVFEAFLKSYSTSSKKARPVLKKLDEVRLRGRKRTMVG